A single window of Lutzomyia longipalpis isolate SR_M1_2022 chromosome 1, ASM2433408v1 DNA harbors:
- the LOC129787621 gene encoding uncharacterized protein LOC129787621 — MYKTLRHGENSLQYTILPQNDDYRSGTGGGEGSRKRNSTTCRHNRKRSIVAYVGLFFVGAVIAGTLLIPLMVTSDLMPSPASWFYRAQKAREMRNPVTVKYHVEKTALPPGNSSQKIKKQKTQSPAWSDMLNITEFEKLYDESNALAAKSTTSTPPVVRFTPHLQPLQSTTETTSTTTGKTSTAATPPKPQIIPSNTPIPTMINTQKQPLLSRIRDFTRFSSKPIVMVSQQKDKIPVNSASDKTLEENNWVQSHWPYVDPSTYFQWVGYNTEDRVILPAVLGITLILILIIVVLCVIARRKGVCQACARRNGKNVFEKLESQNDDNKTLLTNENHSEEE, encoded by the exons atgtaCAAGACATTGCGTCATGGTGAGAATAGTCTGCAGTACACAATCCTGCCCCAGAATGATGACTACCGCAGTGGAACAGGTGGTGGGGAAGGTAGCAGAAAGAGGAATAGCACAACATGCAGGCACAACCGCAAAAGATCCATCGTGGCATATGTGGGGCTATTCTTTGTTGGTGCTGTAATTGCGGGAACCCTCCTGATTCCCCTAATGGTGACCAGTGATCTCATGCCAAGCCCCGCTTCGTGGTTCTACCGGGCTCAGAAGGCACGAGAGATGCGCAATCCTGTCACGGTGAAGTATCACGTGGAGAAGACGGCCTTACCACCTGGGAATTCATCccagaaaataaagaaacagAAGACACAGTCACCAGCATGGTCAGATATGCTCAACATCACGGAATTTGAGAAGTTGTACGATGAGAGCAATGCTCTAGCAGCAAAATCAACAACAAGCACCCCACCTGTTGTGAGGTTTACGCCACATCTTCAGCCGCTGCAGTCAACCACAGAGACCACGAGCACCACGACTGGGAAGACCTCAACCGCAGCTACACCCCCAAAGCCCCAAATAATCCCATCAAATACCCCAATTCCCACCATGATCAACACCCAAAAGCAACCACTTCTATCAAGAATTAGAGACTTTACGCGCTTCTCCAGTAAACCCATTGTTATGGTGAGCCAGCAAAAGGATAAAATTCCCGTCAACTCCGCATCTGATAAGACTTTGGAAGAGAATAATTGGGTGCAATCCCACTGGCCATACGTTGATCCTTCTACATATTTTCAGTGGGTG GGATACAACACGGAAGACAGAGTAATCTTACCTGCCGTCCTGGGAATAACTCTCATATTGATTCTCATCATTGTAGTCCTCTGTGTGATCGCGCGGCGCAAAGGAGTTTGCCAAGCATGTGCTAGAAGAAATGGAAAGAATGTCTTTGAg AAACTTGAATCACAAAATGATGACAACAAAACCCTTCTTAccaatgaaaatcattcagaAGAGGAGTAG
- the LOC129787656 gene encoding glutaredoxin-related protein 5, mitochondrial — protein sequence MSFLARFARQSKFLANYTTKCTYTTSPMSKEIADMVTKNKVVVFMKGNPEAPRCGFSNAVVQVMRMHGIKYDSYDVLSDENLRQGIKTYSNWPTIPQVFINGEFVGGCDIILQMHQNGELIEELKKVGIVSALLEKHSETEKTEK from the exons ATGAGTTTCCTCGCAAGATTTGCTCGCCAGTCGAAATTTCTGGCAAATTATACAACAAAATGCACCTACACAACATCCCCAATGTCCAAGGAAATTGCAGACATGGTGACAAAGAATAAAGTTGTTGTATTTATGAAGGGAAATCCGGAAGCTCCTCGGTGTGGATTCAGTAATGCTGTGGTCCAGGTGATGAGGATGCACGGGATTAAGTATGATAGCTACGATGTTCTCTCCGATGAGAATCTTCGACAGG GAATTAAAACATACAGCAACTGGCCAACAATCCCTCAAGTCTTCATAAATGGGGAATTTGTTGGTGGTTGTGACATCATACTGCAGATGCATCAGAATGGTGAACTGATTGAGGAACTCAAGAAAGTTGGGATTGTAAGCGCCCTCCTGGAAAAGCACTCTGAGACTGAGAAAACTGAGAAGTAG
- the LOC129787566 gene encoding actin-related protein 8: protein MESAEQIQAQKIIVIHPGSLNLRIGRASDLNPHTILHAVARRKGPKGKAYRDTILPKLLSKTPELLQELEDCRLAVSHTLQSCLQSDGRRRYATPPQQISAFNRRSTPDVLNEPSSDWYEPKGDTVFGNSVLNLDPNGDFNLHFPMRRGELNIHTDIGGSLTSVLTDLQAIWEYVLSAVMEIKISDLSAYKAVLVIPDIYNRAYLRELMTLLLCRMGFKSCFLVQDHVAATFGAGLGYACVVDVGDQKTSVSCVEDAISHPNTRVRLEYGGGDVTQTFYWLLQKCAFPYKNCKVNLPQDAMLLKKLKEEFCHVNLDVCGSEEKHFDAIQPGRASAHRYTLQVGDEAIVAPLSLFHTELLNVTGTTKLAKTQIPWTKQYDPEDCFDAEYLKETSRRSAKEQLEQSTPEFLHNENPDEEIVVDEDKENNKQIEKEFVVPGGQIIGLDQAVLQSIERCPNEELKRKMYGCILVVGGGMKFQGIGKWLQNRVALQIPYLYRSEQLDIVTSPKDMDPAMTAWKGASVLSCLESASELWITSQEWQKYGVKILREKAPFVW from the exons ATGGAATCTGCTGAG CAAATTCAAGCTCAAAAGATAATTGTAATTCATCCGGGTTCTCTGAATTTGCGGATTGGGAGAGCCTCTGATCTCAATCCTCATACAATTCTACATGCTGTGGCACGTAGGAAGGGGCCAAAAGGAAAGGCCTACCGGGACACCATTCTCCCTAAACTCTTATCAAAG acgCCAGAATTGCTGCAGGAATTGGAAGATTGTCGTCTTGCTGTTTCCCACACACTGCAATCGTGTCTCCAGTCTGATGGCAGGAGGAGATACGCTACACCCCCACAGCAAATATCTGCCTTCAATCGCCGCTCTACTCCGGATGTTCTCAATGAACCCTCATCAGATTGGTATGAGCCAAAGGGGGATACAGTATTTGGGAATTCTGTACTTAATCTCGACCCGAATGGGGACTTCAATCTTCATTTCCCTATGCGTCGGggagaattaaatattcacaCGGACATTGGGGGCTCTCTGACTTCCGTTCTGACTGATCTTCAAGCCATCTGGGAGTATGTTCTCTCAGCTGTAATGGAAATTAAGATTAGTGATCTGTCTGCCTATAAAGCAGTTCTAGTCATCCCGGATATCTACAATAGAGCATATCTCCGGGAGCTCATGACACTCCTTCTCTGTCGAATGGGATTCAAGAGTTGCTTCCTCGTGCAGGATCATGTGGCAGCAACATTTGGAGCTGGTTTAGGGTATGCCTGCGTTGTGGATGTGGGTGATCAGAAGACATCTGTTTCTTGTGTTGAGGATGCCATATCTCATCCCAACACACGTGTTCGCTTGGAATATGGTGGTGGGGATGTGACACAGACATTCTACTGGCTCCTCCAAAAATGTGCATTTCCctacaaaaattgcaaagtaaATCTCCCCCAAGATGCCATGTTGCTGAAGAAGCTGAAAGAAGAATTCTGTCATGTAAATTTGGACGTGTGTGGTTCAGAGGAGAAACACTTTGATGCCATTCAACCGGGCAGAGCTTCAGCACACAGATACACTCTACAGGTTGGTGATGAAGCTATAGTGGCACCATTGAGTTTATTCCACACGGAACTCCTCAATGTAACTGGAACGACAAAATTAGCAAAGACTCAAATTCCCTGGACAAAGCAGTACGATCCGGAAGATTGTTTCGATGCGGAGTACCTCAAGGAAACCAGCAGACGCAGTGCTAAGGAACAACTTGAGCAATCAACTCCGgaatttttgcacaatgagaaTCCCGATGAAGAAATCGTCGTGGATGAGGATAAGGAGAATAATAAGCAAATTGAGAAGGAATTTGTGGTTCCAGGTGGTCAAATTATTGGTCTGGATCAAGCTGTTTTGCAGAGCATTGAACGATGTC CAAATGAAGAactgaagagaaaaatgtacGGATGCATTCTTGTCGTGGGAGGTGGTATGAAATTCCAGGGTATTGGAAAATGGCTTCAGAATCGGGTAGCTCTACAAATTCCCTATCTCTACCGCTCAGAACAATTGGACATAGTCACAAGCCCGAAAGATATGGATCCTGCTATGACTGCATGGAAGGGAGCATCAGTTCTTTCTTGCCTCGAAAGTGCATCGGAGTTGTGGATTACCTCACAAGAATGGCAAAAGTATGGTGTAAAaattttacgagaaaaagcTCCGTTTGTATGGTAA
- the LOC129787571 gene encoding probable methylmalonate-semialdehyde dehydrogenase [acylating], mitochondrial, with product MLRLIGSETLNVARRSYASSAVPTTKMFVDGKFVESKTKDWIDLHDPATNEVVTRVPKCTQAEMQHAVESAKNAFKTWSQTSILTRQQIMFRLQHLIKSNMSELAKNITKEQGKTLVDAEGDVLRGLQVVEHCCSIPSLQLGETLPNVAKDMDTYSYTLPLGVTAGITPFNFPAMIPLWMFPVAITCGNTSIIKPSERDPGATMMLMEMLNEAGCPPGVVNVIHGAHDTVNFICDHPDIKAVSFVGSDQAGKYIYERAGRNGKRVQSNMGAKNHGVIMADANKENTLNQLAGAAFGAAGQRCMALSTAIFVGEAKNWIPDLVERAKKLKVNAGHVPGTDVGPVISPQSKERIHSLIQSGIDEGAKCSLDGRGIKVPNYEKGNFVGPTILTDVQAHMKCYKEEIFGPVLVCLNANTIDEAIEIINKNPYGNGTAIFTTNGATARKFVNQIDVGQVGVNVPIPVPLPMFSFTGTRGSFLGDQHFYGKQGVKFYTQTKTVTQLWRETDVSHTQAAVAMPTMN from the exons ATGCTGCGATTAATCGGAAGCGAG ACCCTCAATGTGGCGAGACGTTCCTACGCGAGCTCTGCAGTGCCAACgacaaaaatgtttgttgacGGGAAGTTCGTAGAGTCAAAGACTAAGGATTGGATTGATTTACATGATCCGGCTACAAATGAAGTCGTGACACGTGTGCCGAAGTGCACACAAGCAGAAATGCAACATGCTGTGGAATCAGCGAAAAATGCATTCAAGACGTGGAGTCAGACATCAATTCTCACGCGTCAGCAGATCATGTTCCGGTTACAGCATCTCATTAAGAGCAACATGTCAGAATTGGCGAAGAATATCACAAAGGAACAGGGGAAGACACTTGTCGATGCCGAGGGGGATGTTCTCCGTGGATTGC aggTCGTTGAGCATTGCTGTAGCATCCCATCCCTTCAACTTGGTGAAACACTGCCCAATGTAGCCAAGGATATGGACACATACTCCTACACCCTCCCTCTTGGTGTCACTGCCGGAATTACTCCATTCAACTTCCCAGCCATGATCCCCCTGTGGATGTTTCCAGTGGCAATAACGTGCGGCAATACGAGTATCATTAAGCCTTCCGAACGGGATCCTGGAGCAACCATGATGCTCATGGAGATGCTCAATGAAGCTGGATGCCCACCAGGTGTTGTCAATGTCATCCATGGTGCTCACGATACGGTTAATTTCATCTGTGACCATCCCGACATCAAGGCTGTTTCCTTTGTTGGCTCTGATCAGGCTGGAAAATACATCTATGAACGTGCTGGACGCAATGGGAAGCGTGTCCAATCGAATATGGGCGCTAAGAATCACGGAGTAATCATGGCAGATGCCAACAAGGAGAATACACTCAATCAACTAGCAGGAGCTGCCTTTGGAGCTGCTGGACAGAGGTGCATGGCCCTCTCGACGGCAATCTTTGTTGGGGAAGCAAAGAACTGGATCCCTGACCTCGTTGAGAGAGCCAAGAAGCTCAAAGTGAATGCTGGCCATGTTCCCGGAACTGATGTTGGCCCCGTAATTTCACCACAGTCAAAGGAACGCATCCACTCACTCATTCAGTCGGGCATTGACGAGGGAGCTAAATGTTCTCTCGATGGACGTGGAATTAAAGTACCTAACTATGAAAAGGGCAACTTTGTCGGACCAACCATCCTTACGGACGTTCAGGCGCATATGAAGTGCTACAAAGAGGAAATATTTGGGCCTGTCCTTGTCTGCCTCAACGCAAATACCATCGACGAAGCCATTGAGATCATCAATAAAAATCCATACGGCAACGGTACGGCAATCTTCACGACGAATGGAGCAACAGCACGAAAGTTTGTCAATCAAATTGATGTTGGACAAGTGGGAGTCAATGTACCCATTCCCGTTCCCCTGCCAATGTTCTCCTTCACCGGCACACGAGGCAGTTTCCTGGGTGATCAGCACTTCTACGGCAAACAGGGAGTCAAATTCTATACGCAGACCAAAACCGTCACACAGCTATGGCGTGAAACTGATGTCTCCCACACACAGGCTGCTGTTGCAATGCCCacgatgaattaa